Genomic window (Brevibacterium paucivorans):
CGAAGCCCAGAGAGGTTGATCCCAGGTGCTGAGGACCTACGCCTCGGCCAGCCATTCATGATCTTCTCGCTGACGGACTTCGTCGAAGGGAGCTACATCGCCGGTGTATCACGTCCCGAGTTCAAAGGCGTGTACGGAACGATCGCCGTGTCCTATGAGGCAACCCCCAGCGGAACCGGATGCCGTCTGCGGGCCACCGCATGCGTCGGTGCCGATCTGTCCGGTTGGCGACGAGGACTGCTTGCCGTTGGCGATTGGGTTATGGCAGGGCAACAACTCAGGCGCCTGAAAACCCTCTCGGAACGCACAGCGAGCGGGCCAGCGATCGCCCCTGAACGGTCAGAGCAATGACTTCACGCAGTTTTGAATTCTCGGGGCCGGAGCTGGACACACTCCAGCAAATGCTGCTCCGTCCGAACAACACATCGCTCAAGGCGCCACTACTTTACGACGTCACCGGATTGGACTCCGATCGTGTAGCTTCCGCTGTCACCGGAGTCCTGGCGCGTCACACGTCGCTCCGATCGGCTCTGACGAAGACCCCGCAGGGTGAGACCAAGTTAATCGAGCGCGACCCAGTCTCTTGTGCTGTTCGGCATTACGGCATCATCGACGCTCACACCGCCAGATCGCTCTTACGCGCTCTAGCCGACGTTCCATTCACAATGAATGGCGGTCCCTTGGTGTGTCTCATCTTCGTGAGACGTCAGTCCGAGTGAAGCGTTCCGATGCGTTAAGCCAAGTCCAGATGGCGCCAAACGAGCAAGACTACGCGTTATATTGCGTAGTTTCGCTCACTTGGGGGTGCGGACATTTTGTTAGACAGTTTCGGCTGCGGCCACATACGCTTCGGAACCCAAGGTGACCGTGCCTGTTCGTGTCACGCTGCTGGCCGTGGTGGTGGGTGCGGTTGCGTCATCAGTTCGGAAGAGACGCTCACGGTAAAGGCGCTGGCTGTCAAGTATGTGCCGACTCATGTGTCAACTGTCATTCACGTGGTGGTGTCAACGATGTGTCGACTCATGTGTCAACGATCATCAGGCTGTTCCAAACGCACATGGTGTCAACTATGTCCTGAAACCAGACACCTCTGGGCCCACATTGTGAAGTTCTCGGGACATCGTTCACTCGATGTCCCGAGAACTTTGTGTTTTGGTGCCTTTCCGTTACTCCACGTGCAACATCTCTCCGAGCTGACGGAAAATCGCCTTGTTTAAGCGGAAGCCCAGGTCTGCCTCAGCGATGACCGCTTCCTGTTGCTCCCTGCTCAGCGTTACCGCATCGAGCTTGGCCCTATAGTCGTCCTTGAACAGTTTCGGCTTGTTGATACCCGGGAAGCGCCACATGTTAAGTGCTTCATCTTCGATTCTGTAGTGCCTCTTGACCAGCTTTCCGATCGCCAGACCGCCTGAGAGGTCGCCTAGGTAGCGCAGGTAGTGATGCGCTAGTAACTGCTCTGGACTCACCTCAGACTGGAAGTGTTCAGCCAAGAAGCGTGTTGCTTCCAGAGCTACTGGAGGCTGGCGGTCCTCCCCAAGTAGGTAGTCGAGGTCATTATTGATCGCCTGAGTGCGAGCGAGTCCTGGGTGGTCGAAGAACGCAACAGTAGAGTCAGAGGGTGCAGCTTGCACAGCGGTTTCCAGCGCAGGGTAGAGGACCGCGTACTGTTCTAGCAACGCAATGTAGGCATGGCGATCGAGTCTTCCCGCCATGAGATCAACAATGAACTTTTCGGATTCGGCTTCACTGTGTTCCCGCTGCGTTTCCTTCCGCAGTCGCTGTGAGAACGACAGGGTTTCTGCGGCTGGGGTTGTGATAGTCATGTCTCCTCCACGAGGTGTTGTCCCGGTTATGGGATTTCTTACTTTTTTGTTTGGGGTTTAGGTCCAAGTACTGGGATCGAGTCCGATGTTTCTTCGTAGCAACCAGCCGATTCCGACGGTTGCTGCGATGCCTGTGGCCGCGGTTGCTCCTCCAAGCCACCAGGTTTTTGCATTGATGGTGCCCATTCCTTCGGAGCGGCGAGCCTCATATGCGGTTGCAGCGAACGCTGTTGTGTCTTCAACGTCTGCCGGCTGGGCGCTGGAGCTCTGCGGCCCGCCGCCGGGCCCTACAGCGCCTGGGACACCAACTCCTGGTTCGCCAACAGTGTTTCCGCCGGTCACAGTTGAACCTGGTCCGCCTGCCCCAGCTACGCTTTCACCGGGTTTTGCTGGTTCTGTAGCTGGCACCTGGAAGCTGTTGTCAAAGGCAATCGTCAGCGGCAGTGCGGGTTTGCGGGCGTCCGCAATTCCACCGGAGGAATACCAGTAGGAGCTCTGCCCGGTTTTGACGTTGAAGTCGACCCAGCTCTTAGGGAATGAACCCCATTCGGCTTCGGTTCGGTCCTGCGGTGTGTTGCCATCGCCGGCCCTGTAATCAACACCAAGGTAGTCGGGGGTGACGGTGAATCCTCCATCCTTCACGGCCTTGTTCACATCGAGCCCGGAGAAGGTCGCAAGCGTGATGGTTTCGGATTTCAGCTTCTCCCATTTTGACAGGTCTTCCATGTCTGCTCCGTAACCGGACGCGGTTCCCGTCAGTTCGCCCCTTCCGTCTTTTGTGACGGTGAGCTTCGGGTCGGATACGGACCAGTACGTCATCCCGGAGTAGAAGACGATTGTGAAACCGCCATCCCAGCTGGCAGTTATTTCACCGTCGTCGATGTTGATGCTTCCACCAGCAATGTTCAGCCGCGATTCGTGGTGCGAGTCCTTGTCGGCTGCCACGACTCGACCGCCATAGCGGTCATCGCACTTGTTCTGCCATGTTGCGGTGTGGAACTCTCCGGATACGTCTGGCTTTTCGATCTTTACGTTGCCGTCGGTAGGTTTGTACAGTTTTCCAGGTGCGTCCCAGACAACAGCACCCCCGTTGTCTGGGGACACGCCTGCGGACAGGAAGTTGCAAGTGCCGGGAGCAAACCCGCCGGCGCTGGTTTCCTTGTTGATCGCCCAGAACAAGGTTGCGTTTGATCCCGTCGGTGTTTCGGGCGGATTCTTCTCCTCTGTCGAGGTGCCGTCCGGTTTTTCCGTGTTGTCGTCCCCAGCATCGGGTTTCGGACTGGGTGCCGGTGGCTGCGGAGTAGCCGACGGCTGTTCGGGCATGACCGGAGTGCCTGTGAACGATACGCTCAGCGGACTGGGCTTTTTGCGCGCATCCGCGGCCCCGCCGGACGTGTACCAGTACTGGGTCTGGCCAGTCAGCACATTGAAGTCCACCCAACTCTTGGGGAACGAGCCCCAGCCTTCTTTTTCTTTGTTTTGGTCGGGCTGTCCACTGTCTACACCCTCGTAGTCAGGGGTGACGGTGAAGCCGTTTTCATCAAGTTCAACCGTGTTGTTCTTGAAGTCGGCGATGGTGCCTTCAACGGGCTTGAGCTTCTCCCACTTGGAAAGGTCGGCCATGTCGGCTCCGTAGCCGGAGAAGGTGCCGGTGAGCTTGCCCTTGCCGTTCTTCACTTCAAGCTTTGGGTTGCTCACCGACCAGTAGGTGTACCCGGAGTAGTACACCACGGTGAACGACCCTTCCCACTGGATGTTTCCAGTGTTAGTTGCGGTGTCTACTTCTCCCGTGCCACCGGAAAACTGGACGTAGTTTCCAGAGCTCACACCCGCGGTATTGACTCGTTTGCTGTCTGGGGTCTGGCATTTGTTGTCCCACGTGATCGGCTGCGTGCCGCCATCAGCGGTGGGGCGCAGAATCTTGACGTTGCCATCCTGGGCTTTGAACAGTCCGCGCTTTTCGGCGTCATTCGGCCACAGCGAGGATCCACCGTTGTCAGCCGCTACACCTGCGGAAAGGAAGTTGCATGAACCGGGTAGATAGGCTCCTGCTCCGGACTCTGCATTGATTCCCCACGTGAGCCCGGCGTCTGCGACTTTTAATTTCGACGAATCAGCTTCGGAAGTCCCAGACTCGCTGTTCGGTGATGCCAAGGCTGCTGTACCTATGAGTAGTCCTGTAGCGAACACCAGGATCAAGAATATTGTTCCAGCTGCCACCCATGTGACTATTAATCGCTTCATCGTGTTTCCTCCTGTGACTCTGCCCTACCGTCAACGATGCGCTCCATAACAAGTGTTGGAGCGTTTCCACTGCCTGCGTCGGCTGTTGCACCCTGGGAATGCATGTGCTTCCCTCTTGCTACTGGCTGCCGTGGCTGATCGCCGGAGGAGCTTTCTTTGTCTTCGATAAGTTCAAAGAATCGCATGGGTCCTCTTGATGTCTGATTTTGTGTGCTCGGTTGCTGTGTGTACGAGTATTGTTTGCTGATTACCGGGTGACGCATTCCGGAATCATGCATGTCAGCTCGTGCAATCTTGGTATCAACAGTTCTCTCGTATTTGCGCGTGCGAGCTTCTTGTTTCTCACGGAACTTCTGCAGTTTGCGTTCGCGCTTGTGCTCTGCCGCAATAGCGCGCTTAGCCCTGCGCGTGCGCACACGCTCCAGTGCTTCGGGGCTGACACCCAGAAGCAGCGATTTCACTGCCATGTAGGAACCGACTCCCACGGCCAGGGCAATCGCACAGATGGCGAGAACCACTCCGATCATCAGCAGAAACACCATGCGGTTGGCGTTCGTGTTGATCGCATCAACCTGATCGGGCTCCAGCAGGGGCCCTGAAGCCGGCTGCTGTCCACCCGCTGCTCCCGGTGCCGGTGTGGCGGTGGCGTCTGCGTTCTTCTGGTCTTTGTCGTCCTTCGAAGCATTGTCATTCGGTGCGGCTGCCTCACCGGTAGCACCGTTGTTTTGTGCCTGTTCGCCACCCGACTGACCAGCCGCTGCGGCAGCCGGGAACTCAATCGGCGTGAAGGTTTCGTTCTTGGCGTTCGACACACCGTGTGCGCCGATCGTGATGATGCCGCAGCGTTCACGCGTGCAATCAACATCAACCGGATTGCGGTCACGGTCATAGGACGTGAAGCGAGCTCCGGGAAGGATGATCTCGCCTGACCACGTGCCGTCGGCATTCAGCGTGCCGCCGTTGGCAGCGTGAGCTGTCGACGATCCTGGGAACGTGACGAACAGCTGATAGCCCACCGGATTCGATTCATCGTCATAGGCATAGCGCAGGTTCGTGCCCGTTTTGCCGCCCTTGCTTGGCTGCCACGTGCCTTCGGCAACACCGAACAGGACATAGATGCCGCCGAAGCCGTTCTGCACCGACTGGAAACCACTGCCGGAGAGTTTCAGGGTCGAGGTACCGTCAACAGAAGGCGTACCCGACACGGAAACCCGGGCGGCCGCCTCGGCAGGTTCGGGACTGACGGTGGCACCCGCAAACGCGCCCATGCCGCCGATGAGCACAGCGGCAACCGTGGCTACAAACCGCCGCAGACCAAGCCGCTTCTTCCGACTGCCCGCGGCGTGTCCAGGCTGATTCATGACATGTCCTTTCTGGGAGGGCGGACCGGCACCACGAGCGGTGAACCTGATACCGGATCGGTAAAAACAGTGACGGGATGGCCGTAAGCTTCACTGATCTTCTCGGCAGTCAGCACCTCTGCCGGTGTTCCTTCGGCTACTATGTGACCGCCGTTGAGCAGGGCAATTCGGTCCGCGTAGGCGCCAGCCAAGTCCAGGCTGTGCAGCACTACAACAACAGCAGAGCCGGTGGCCGCGTATTCACGCGCAATCGTCAGCACGAGTTCTTGGTGGCGGATGTCCATGGCCGCTGTGGGTTCGTCCAACAGAAGAATCGGGGCGGCCTGCGCAAGCACCCGGCCCAGAGCGGCTCGCGAACGTTCGCCACCTGACAGCGAGGTGAAAGTGCGGGAAGCAAAGCGGCCCGTGTCCGTGCGTTCCAGCACTGCGGACACGATTCGGTCGTCATCGGCTGCCGCCTGCGTCCGTTGCCACGGTGCGCGGCCCATTTCAACGACCTCGAGAACCGTGAAGGGGAACGAAACATCAACCTGTTGCAGCAGAACAGCCCTGCGCATAGCCAGTTCGCGGGTATTCCACGCATAGTGCGGATGGTCATAGATGGTCACGGCCCCAGAAGCTTCCTCGACATCGCCGGTAATGACACCCAACAGGGTGGATTTCCCGGCACCGTTGGGGCCGACAAGAGCCAGAACCTCGCCCGCCCGAACATTCAGGCAGGCCCCCTCGAGCACTTTCCTTTCACCGTCGTAGGACACAGTTACCTGATCTACCGACAACACGGTTGTTCCCGGGGTAGGGACTTCTGGCAGACGGTTCTCGCGACCGTAACGCAGCTTTTCGATCATGCCCAGCCGCCTGCCTCACGACGGCTGCGACGCAACAAGTAGAAGAAGTACGGGCCACCGATGAGCGCAGTGAGCATGCCGATCGGTAAGTCAGCAAATTCAATGAGCGTACGTGCAGCCAGATCAGCAAAGGTCAGCAGTGCCGCACCGCCGAAAACCGAGGCCGGTAGCAGTAGACGGTGGCCTGGCCCCAACAACATGCGCATCAGGTGCGGAACAACCAAGCCCACAAAGGCGATGATGCCGACGAACGCAACGGCCGCACTGACCAACAGAGCCGACAGGATCATCGCGTACAAGCGCAGACGCTCAACATCGACACCCAGGTGGCGGGCCGCCTTTTCTCCCAGCGACACCAAGTCCAGGCCCCGCGCCAAGAACGTAGTGAGACCAATTCCCACAACCACCAGCGGAACGACAATCGCAACCTGTTCCCACCGGCTGCCATTGAAGCTTCCCATCTGCCAAAACACGATCTGCTCACGAGCTTGCGTAGGAGCTTTGAACACGATGAAGGAAATGAGGGCACCGGAAATCGCATTGACCGCAACACCTGTGAGGATCAGGGTGACGACTTCCGTCCGGCCGTTCGACCGCGCCAACAGGTACACCACGATCGTCGTCACCAGACCACACACAAAAGCCAAGAACGGAACCGTGAACCCGCCCAAGAAGCTCAGGCCGTGCAAAAATGCAAACGACGCGCCCACCGCAGCACCCGAAGAGACGCCGATCGTGCCGGGCTCGGCCAGCGGATTTCCGAAGATTCCCTGCATAACCGCACCCGCTATAGCCAGGGCAGCGCCCACAAAAACGGTCAGAACGATCCGCGGGAAGCGCACTTCCCACAGAGCTTCAGCACCGAATTCGTGCGACGGGCCGGGCAACCAGCTAATGCCCACCGACTGCAGGACAGCGCCCACGACCTCCTTCGGCGGAATGTACAGCTGACCCAACATTGCCGACAGCAGTGTTCCGCCAAGTAGTAACACCGCCAAAGTCGTAAAGACGGTCGTTACCCGGCCAGCCGAAACCCTCCCGTAACTCTTCTCACTGTGCCTGCCCCCTGGAACCGGGGCGACAGGTGTCGAAGAAGTAGAACGAAAGCGGCGCCTCGTGCGTTGTTCCTCCAAAGGCGAACCGGCAAAAGGTGCAGGAGCATTGAATCGCTCGGCAGATCTGGAATGAGTAGTGCTCAAGAGTTCTCTCCTTAGGCGTCCGCTTCAGCGGACTCTTCCTGTGGGACGTAGGCGTATTCGGGGGCGTGGACCGCAGTGCCCAAGGCAGCGATGACCTCCGCAGTGCGGGGGCCGAAGCTCATCACCTCGTAGTCGCTCATGTCGACAATCCGACGGTTTTTGCCGGCGGGTGTCTGCGCAATGCCCGGCAGCTTGAGGGCTCCATCGATACTGCCGACGCTCTCCAGGCCCTTCGTCATGACCAAAATGACGTCTGGGGCCGCTTTCACAAGCGCCTCAGCGTTGGTTGGCGACATGCCGGAAAAGCCGACTTCGGTCGCAACATCGCGGGCGCCAATGGCCTGAATGAGGGAATCTGCGCCGGAGCCCTTGCCGAACCAGTAATAGATGTCGCCACGCAGATACAGGAACACCGTGCGTGGACGGTCGGCAGGGTTGTCCGGGGCAAGCGCATGGATTCTCTTTTCGGTTTCAGTAATTTCTTCATCCACGCGCTTAGCCAGTTGCTCACCCGCATCCTGCAGGCCAAGCGCCTTAGCAACCGCAACGATCTGCGGGCTAACACCCTGCACACCGTCCTCCGTCGCAGAAGGAATGAACACCACCGGAATGCCGGCATTGCGCAGCTGCAGTTGGACGTCGTAGGGGCCGATGGTCGAATCCGTTAGCACCAAGGTGGGTGCCAGATTGAGGATCGCCTCCGCGTTGAGTTCGTGCCCGTTCTGAGTGACCAGCGGAATCTCTTTTTGTCCCGGCATGAGTGATGACATCTGCGTAGAAACATCACGACCGATCAAATTGCAACCCAGGCCCAGGCCGACAACCGCGGCGGCCAAACCGCCGTTCTGGTTGACCGCCAGAATTCTCGAGGTGTCACGTACCGTCTGTTCGGGACCATCGTCCGAGGTGACGGTCACTGGGAGGGTTTGTTGCTGATTTGCGAAATCTGTAATCGGCCGGATTTCGGAGGCCCGGGTGTAGGCGGTAGTCGGGCCGTGGATCTTGCTGGCCGGTAGCTTCTTTGAGCTGGGAACATCCGGGATGTCCGGAAGTTGCGCCGCAGGGGTTGCCGGTGGGGGAACACACTCGTGGGAGTGAGCAGCATTGAGCGTGCCGATGTTGTGGAAACCGTTGTTCCACAGGAAAAGCCCAACTGCGAGCACCGCTGCGGTCACTGTCACACGGCGTTTGGTCCGGCGAGGTACACGCCACCTCGTGCGGTTGTACCAGGCTTTAACGTCGGGCTCTGTGTCCCGACGTTGAGCTCGAGATGTGATTTTCATTACATGTTTCTCCGTGCCAGTGCGTTGGACGCTTTAAGCGAACTATCACTGATCTGTGAATTGACTAACAGGTTACGTTCAACTAATGATAGCCTTACCTAAGTTAATTAGGTCAAATAACTATGTCGTAAAAGATTGCGAGCTGTATAGCGCCGCATCACGTTCAAAAGGAGAACCATGAAGTCATCATCAAGCGCGCCTTCGCGCTTTAGCTGGCGCGCCGGCGTGGCCGGAAGCGTGGCATTCGCGTTGGGAGGAGCCGGTCTGCTGTCCGCCCACCCCGCGCAGGCAGCAGAAGTCAATGTTTCCGACGCTGTCTTCAGCTGGGGTATCAACGCCGAATCCGGTGCGGGTGCTTATTACCCCGGCTCATGCAACTTCCTGTCCGCCGGTGTGTCTGGCGATGCGGGGAAGGCTGACGTATGGTCAAAGGAAGACGCGGAAGCTAAGAAGCTGTTCAGCCCGGAAGAGGGCAACGTCAAGATCCTGCGCCCCACCGCTGATGGCGGCACGCAGCCGATCACGTGGGACAACAAGTGCCAAACGCCTGAGGGCGAACGCGTCAACACGTATAACGGCGAGACGGCTAAGCGGTCGGGCAACTTCGTTGAGATCTCCGGTGGCAAGGGCACAATCGACGCTGAAACGAAGTCCGGCACCATCGAGTGGGAAGGTTCGTTCACGGTCGTGTACTATTCCGGGTTCACCTACTGGTCGGTCAGTAACCCGAAGCTCGAGGTGAAGAACGGCAAGGGCAAGATCACCGGAACTTTCTCCGGCTACGGAGCCGACATGGCAGACCTTTCCAAGTGGGAGAAGCTCAAGCCCGTTGAAGGCACGATCGCCGACTTCGGAAACAACAAGGTCGAGCTCGATGAAAATGGCTTCACCGTCACCCCTGACTACGAAGGTGTTGACAGCGGACAGCCCGACCAAAACAAAGAGAAAGACGGCTGGGGTTCATTCCCCAAGAGCTGGGTCGACTACAACGTACAGACCGGCCAGGCCCAGTACTGGTACTCCTCCGGCGGAGCTGCGGACCCACGCAAGAAACCCACTGCACTCACCGTAAAGTACAAGGCAGAAGAGCCTGAAGCGCAGGTCGATGAGGAGACGATTAAGAACACGACTAAAAGCACGCACTCTGTTTCTGACGAGGGCCTGGCGGTCAATGTGACCGGCAAAGGCTACAGCGTGTTACCCAAAGCCAGCACCGGCAAGGACGCCAACGGTGTCTACGTCGCAGTTGTCGACCGCAAGGTCAAGAACAGCGAAATCGAACTGTCGCGTCCGTCCGCTAAGGCAGCTTCTGCAGCAGAAAAGTCGTCCAAGGAACCTGTCACTGTTGAGTACATCCCCGGCAGCGCCATCAAGGACGGCAAGCTCAACGCTAAGGTGACCACAGTAGCAGACAAGCTGAACAAGGACACCGACTACGACACCGTCGTGTGGGTTGCTCACGGCAACCCGAACGACGAAACGGTTCTCCACCGCTCCAACATCAACCTCACCGACGAACAGAAGAACACGCTGTTCCCAGCCGAAGAGCCCCAGGACCCGGAACCGCAGGATCCGAAGGAACCGGAGGCTCCTGACACCCCGGACGACGGCGGCGACAAGCCAACGGAAACCGACACCACGGAACCCAAAGCACCCGGCACCCCGGACGACGGCGACAAGCCCAAGGAACCCGAAGCACCCGGCACCCCGGACGACGGCGGCGACAAGCCAACGGAAACCGACACCACGGAACCCGAAGCACCCGGCACCCCGGACGACGGCGACAAGCCCAAGGAACCCGAGGCTAAGGACCCTGAAGCCAAGGACCCAACGGAACCCGGCACCCCGGACGACGGCGACAAGCCCAAGGAACCCGAGGCTAAGGACCCTGAAGCCAAGGACCCCGAAGGGAACGAACCGGACGCTAAGGACCCCGAAGAGGCTCCTGAAGCAGGCGAAAACGACAAGGGCAAGCCGGAAGCCAAGGACCCTGAAGACCAGAAGCCCGATGCGGAAGCTCCTGGAGCTGACAAGCCCGGCACCTCGGGAACTTCAGGTTCTCACGAGAGCAACGCTAAGCCGAGCCCTACCGCTTCTAACTCACTGCCACGTACCGGTGGCACTAATCTGGCGATAGGAATAGCAGGAATCACATTGCTTGCTGTTGGTGCTGTCGCCATGACTATTTCCAGGCGTCGACCCTAAGTGGAAAGCTGACGATACTGGCGTGACTCTTCCCGGCCGGTCGGGCTTTAGCCCGGCCGGCCTTCCGCTTTTCATAAACAACGTGCGTTGCGGAATACTCTCATCACTCCAAGCAGAAATACCGGGCTCAATTCCGTGTGATACAACTCACTTTGAGATAACTTGTATAAATGCTGAGTAAGCATAGATAGGTTCCGAGAGCGTCACGTTCTCAACGTTGCCAGCGTGACGATTACGTTCCCGAGTTTTGGAGTTCACATGTCAGTTCTCACGCGGTCCGGTATTACCGCGCCCACAACCTATAACCGCTGGCTTATCCCGCCAGCAGCACTCGCCATCCACTTGTGCATCGGTCAGGTGTACGCGTTCTCCGTGTTCAAGATGCCACTCGTTGAGCACTTCAACACGGGTGAAGTGGCGGTTGGGTGGATCTTCTCCGTGGCAATCGCCATGCTCGGTATCTCATCGGCAATCGGTGGCACCTGGGTAGAGAAAGTGGGACCTCGCCTTTCCATGCTGGTCTCGGGCGCCTTCTGGGTCATCGGATTCCTTGTTGCATCCGACGGAATCACCACGGGTCAACTGTGGCTTGTGTACTTTGGTTACGGCTTTCTGGGCGGTATTGGCCTAGGAATCGGGTATATCGCTCCCGTTTCCACACTGATCAAGTGGTTCCCGGACCGTCCCGGCCTGGCAACCGGACTAGCCATCATGGGCTTCGGGGGTGGAGCGCTCATCGCTTCACCCATGTCTAACCAGCTCATGGTCGCATTTGGTGGGGGAGACGCGACTGAAAACTTGGTAGCCGGTGTGTTCCCGACCTTCCTCGTTCTCGCAGTCGTGTACGCCGTTGTGATTGCACTGGGCGCGTATGTGGTTCGTGTTCCACACCCCGACTGGAAACCACAGGGATGGGACCCAGCGTCCGTCAAAGCGAAATCGATGCAGACCACACGGCACGTCAGCGCACGCACAGCCATCACGACCCCTCAGTTCTGGCTGTTGTGGATCGTGCTCTTCACTAACGTGACCGCAGGTATCGGAATCCTGGAAAGCGCTTCACCAATGATCCAGGACTACTTCTCGCAGATCACGCCGGCTTCTGCAGCCGGGTACGTGGGGTTGCTGTCCTTGGCTAACATGGGTGGCCGATTCCTGTGGTCATCGGTATCCGACATCACCGGACGCAAATTCATCTACATTGTCTACTTGGGAGTGGGCGTTGGCCTCTACCTCTTAGTCGCGCTCATTGGTCACGGTTCCCTGATTCTGTTCATCTTGGCAACACTCGTGATCCTGTCCTTCTACGGAGGAGGATTCGCGACAATGCCCGCCTACCTGAAAGACATTTTTGGCACTATGCAAGTGGGTGCGATCCACGGCCGTCTACTCACCGCGTGGTCAGCCGCAGGAGTCGCCGGACCACTCATTGTGAACACGGTGCTCGAATCGCGTCGTAGCACGGGGGCTGAAGGCCCGGCTCTTTACCAGTTGAGCCTGCTCATCATGGTGGGAGTTTTGGTCGTCGGATTCATCGCGAACGCGCTCATGCGTCCCGTTGCCGAGAAGCACTACGCCAGTGACGAAGAGGTTGAGCGTCAGAATGCAAGTCACAACCTTAAGACAGGTAAAGACGGCGGTATTGCTGTCAACGTTGGTAACGCGCTACACACTGTAGCGGCGTGGGTCCTCACAGCGATCGTCACCGTGGGGCTCGGTTACGGTCTGGTCCAGATCGTGTTGAAATCACTCAAGCTGTTTATCTGACCCACGCACAAGCACAACGACACAGATACGGCGGTGCAACTCCTAATCGACGAGGCGTTGCACCGCCTTTTCGAAGTCCTCATCGCTGGAGGCACCCGCCGTACCGTACAGTTCGCGGTTTTGCTCAATCGCGACGAACCCAACCACAAACGAAACCAGACGCTCAAGGACAGCTGGGTACACCTCGGGAAAGGTGGCGCGCACCGCGCCCTGAAGAACCTGAGGCGTCACATCCTCACCTTTGAGCGCGAACGCCAACAAGAAAATCTCAGCGCCATCGCGGTATGACGCAAGGACGCGCCGCAAATGAACAGCCACCTGCGTGAACGTGTGCGGGGGAGCACCACACGCCTCATCTACCTGCTGTGACATCCTGCGCGCAACCAGAATAAAAACCTCCTGCTTATTGGCCACATGCCAATACAGGGCGGACGGTTGCACATCGAGTTCGCGAGCTAGACGACGCATTGACAAGTCGCCCAGCCCGAACTCGGACGCGATCTTCAACGCCGCGTCAGTAATGATGTCGGTGCTCAGAGCCATATCACTTAGCCTACGTTTGGGTTGCCTTCCCTTCCTGGTAGAAAAGGCATGAATATTCAAGAATATCCACATGGAAACACTACTTCGCCGATACATGAGGGTCGTCCTCACGTGCATCATCGCTTTGCTGTATGGTGTTTTGACTCTGTCAGGCCAAAAACCTCTGGGCATCTGGAGTGGCGGACTGTACGTAGCGTTTTTTATCGTAGTGACCCTTGTGGGAATGATCCGCGATATGGTCCGCGGAAACT
Coding sequences:
- a CDS encoding heme oxygenase (biliverdin-producing), which translates into the protein MTITTPAAETLSFSQRLRKETQREHSEAESEKFIVDLMAGRLDRHAYIALLEQYAVLYPALETAVQAAPSDSTVAFFDHPGLARTQAINNDLDYLLGEDRQPPVALEATRFLAEHFQSEVSPEQLLAHHYLRYLGDLSGGLAIGKLVKRHYRIEDEALNMWRFPGINKPKLFKDDYRAKLDAVTLSREQQEAVIAEADLGFRLNKAIFRQLGEMLHVE
- a CDS encoding HtaA domain-containing protein, giving the protein MKRLIVTWVAAGTIFLILVFATGLLIGTAALASPNSESGTSEADSSKLKVADAGLTWGINAESGAGAYLPGSCNFLSAGVAADNGGSSLWPNDAEKRGLFKAQDGNVKILRPTADGGTQPITWDNKCQTPDSKRVNTAGVSSGNYVQFSGGTGEVDTATNTGNIQWEGSFTVVYYSGYTYWSVSNPKLEVKNGKGKLTGTFSGYGADMADLSKWEKLKPVEGTIADFKNNTVELDENGFTVTPDYEGVDSGQPDQNKEKEGWGSFPKSWVDFNVLTGQTQYWYTSGGAADARKKPSPLSVSFTGTPVMPEQPSATPQPPAPSPKPDAGDDNTEKPDGTSTEEKNPPETPTGSNATLFWAINKETSAGGFAPGTCNFLSAGVSPDNGGAVVWDAPGKLYKPTDGNVKIEKPDVSGEFHTATWQNKCDDRYGGRVVAADKDSHHESRLNIAGGSINIDDGEITASWDGGFTIVFYSGMTYWSVSDPKLTVTKDGRGELTGTASGYGADMEDLSKWEKLKSETITLATFSGLDVNKAVKDGGFTVTPDYLGVDYRAGDGNTPQDRTEAEWGSFPKSWVDFNVKTGQSSYWYSSGGIADARKPALPLTIAFDNSFQVPATEPAKPGESVAGAGGPGSTVTGGNTVGEPGVGVPGAVGPGGGPQSSSAQPADVEDTTAFAATAYEARRSEGMGTINAKTWWLGGATAATGIAATVGIGWLLRRNIGLDPSTWT
- a CDS encoding heme ABC transporter ATP-binding protein, with amino-acid sequence MIEKLRYGRENRLPEVPTPGTTVLSVDQVTVSYDGERKVLEGACLNVRAGEVLALVGPNGAGKSTLLGVITGDVEEASGAVTIYDHPHYAWNTRELAMRRAVLLQQVDVSFPFTVLEVVEMGRAPWQRTQAAADDDRIVSAVLERTDTGRFASRTFTSLSGGERSRAALGRVLAQAAPILLLDEPTAAMDIRHQELVLTIAREYAATGSAVVVVLHSLDLAGAYADRIALLNGGHIVAEGTPAEVLTAEKISEAYGHPVTVFTDPVSGSPLVVPVRPPRKDMS
- a CDS encoding FecCD family ABC transporter permease, producing the protein MAVLLLGGTLLSAMLGQLYIPPKEVVGAVLQSVGISWLPGPSHEFGAEALWEVRFPRIVLTVFVGAALAIAGAVMQGIFGNPLAEPGTIGVSSGAAVGASFAFLHGLSFLGGFTVPFLAFVCGLVTTIVVYLLARSNGRTEVVTLILTGVAVNAISGALISFIVFKAPTQAREQIVFWQMGSFNGSRWEQVAIVVPLVVVGIGLTTFLARGLDLVSLGEKAARHLGVDVERLRLYAMILSALLVSAAVAFVGIIAFVGLVVPHLMRMLLGPGHRLLLPASVFGGAALLTFADLAARTLIEFADLPIGMLTALIGGPYFFYLLRRSRREAGGWA
- a CDS encoding heme/hemin ABC transporter substrate-binding protein, which encodes MTVTAAVLAVGLFLWNNGFHNIGTLNAAHSHECVPPPATPAAQLPDIPDVPSSKKLPASKIHGPTTAYTRASEIRPITDFANQQQTLPVTVTSDDGPEQTVRDTSRILAVNQNGGLAAAVVGLGLGCNLIGRDVSTQMSSLMPGQKEIPLVTQNGHELNAEAILNLAPTLVLTDSTIGPYDVQLQLRNAGIPVVFIPSATEDGVQGVSPQIVAVAKALGLQDAGEQLAKRVDEEITETEKRIHALAPDNPADRPRTVFLYLRGDIYYWFGKGSGADSLIQAIGARDVATEVGFSGMSPTNAEALVKAAPDVILVMTKGLESVGSIDGALKLPGIAQTPAGKNRRIVDMSDYEVMSFGPRTAEVIAALGTAVHAPEYAYVPQEESAEADA